The bacterium genome segment GTCACGCTGATCAAACGTGAGTGTACCCGTACCCTGCAAGGCCGCACCGGCATTAATATTGATATCACCTGCCATGATGGCCAGCGATTTTGTTCCTGTATTGATAGTGCCGTTGATATCGACAATTCTGGTCGCCGCAGAATCGAACATCAGAGTGCTGGCAAGGTTAAGGCTCACGTTGCGGATATCCATCAACCCGGTACCGGCGGTGGTTCCGAAGTGAATCTGGCTGTAAGAACCGCTGAGCAGGGCGATCTCGCTGTCGTCGAGCATCAACCCGCATGTACCGCCACAAGTTGCGCCTGTGCCGATGCCGATGGTGCGGGAAGCGGTATAAGTGCCGAACCCGACCTCTCCTGTCCCCGCGCCTGTAATGGCTCCGGCCAGCGTCATATTATCCGCCACAAAGCGCAATGCCGAACCGGCGATGATATTGAAACTGGAAGTACCCGCAGTATTAAGGGTGGCGGTGCCAGCCTGGATATAGCGAATAGCCGCACTGGATAAGGTGACAGAACCATTGATAGTAACGTCGCTGTCATCCGTAATAAGATCAGCGCCTAGTGTATGGGCGAAATTCCCTAGCGTGATAGTTCCAGCACCCGCGCTTGAATTGCTGGTATCCACATTGGCATTGAACGTGGTCGGGCCGCTAAAGGTGAATCGCGCATTGCTGCCGGCCAGCGTGCTCTGCGCGCCGCTGACGGTGATACTGCCGAGGCCGCCGCCTGAGTTGAAGGTGACGGGGTCGCGCCAATTGCTATAGGCCGCCAACGTGATGGGCTGGCCTGCACCATTACCGAAGGTGATGGCATTCCACCCATCCACGATATTATCCAGCTCTGCCGTGGACAGCGCCACGTTTCCAGCCCCGCCTCCCAATGCGATGCTATAGCTGGACCCATGGCTGCGAATGGTAAGGCTACCGCCTGCGGAGGCGATCGTGCTGTTCAGGATGACATCGCCGCTGCCCACCACCAGGCCAAGGTTATTTCCCAGCATATTCACCGTGTCGGAAACCACGATATTGCTGGCACCCCCGTTATACACCTGCAGCGAGTCGTTCAGGCTGAACCCCCCAAGGGTGGTCAGGCCGGTATAGGTCGGGTAATTACCGATCGTGATGATGCTCCATCCGTTGTCGATGAGGTCCAGCTCGGCTACGCTCAAATCAAGCCCGCCCGTTGGCGTTCCGAAGTTCACCCCGCGGCTTGCGGTGCCCGGAGCGATGGTAAGGCTGCCGCCCGTCGGTGAAAGGGCGGCGCCAAGAGTCATGTTATCCGCAATCAGCGTCAGGCTCTGGCCTGTGGAGCTGATCGTTCCTGTAGCCGTGGTCGTCAACGTTCCTGTGCCAGCATTGATGGTGCGTACCACTGCCCCGCCCGATAAGGCAACAGGACCATTGATGGTGATGCCGCTGTCATCGGTAATCAGGTCCGCCCCGAGAGTATGGTTATAATTTCCCAGAACGATGGTCCCAACACCTGCGGCGGAGTTGCGCGTATCCACATTGGCATTAAACGTGGTCGGGCCATTGAAAGTGAAGCTGCCATTGCTGCCCACACCGGTGGCCTGTGCACCGGTCACGGTCATAACGCCGGTGGCGGTGGTAAAGGTGATGGGGTCACGCCAATTGCTATACGCGCCGATGCTTACCGGATTGGTTGTGGAAAAACGCCCGATATTGATGCCCGACCAGCCATCGGTGATATTATCCAGGTCGGCCACGCTCAAATCAAACGTGCCTGTGCCCGTGGCCACACTCCAGGTTTGTCCGCCGTTAATGGGCCCCAGGTTTAATGTACCGTTGCCCGTAAGGGCCGCGCCAATCGAAAGATCACCCCCGGAAGTAAACGTGACCACAGGAACGCCGGTGAAATCCTGCGTGCCGATAATATTGATGTTGCCCAAATTATTGAAGGCATAGAGCGTGGCCACGTTCGACCAGGTATGCCCATACAGATTAATGCCGCCACCTTGGCCGTTGATTCCATAGGAAATGCTGTTCCAGCGATTGGGTGCGGCGGGTGAGAGAAAGTCCAGCTCGGCGGCGCTTAAATCAAGCCCACCCGCGCCACCGGCAAGGTTCATGACGCGGTTAACGCTGGAGGGGGCCACGGTCAATGCACGAATCGAGCTGCCATAAACCGGCCCCTGAATATCCATGTTGTCGGCAATAAGATTCAGGTTCAGCAGATTGGGATTACTATTGATGCTGCCTGTGGCGGCGATGGTGAAATTGCCCGTCCCCGCATTGATGACACGCGTGCCAAGGGCCACCCCGTTCAGCGTGACCGCGCCGTTGATGGTGATGTTGCTGTCATCGGTAGTAAGGTCGGCACCGAGCGTATGCACGAAATTCCCCAGTGTGATAGCCCCGGCGGCCGCGCCGGAATTGCTCGTATTCACATCCGCGTTAAAGGTCGTTGGGCCATTGAAGGTTATCGTGCTGCTGTAGCCGCCCGCCGCCGTGGTTTGCGCGCCGTTAACCGTAATGCTTCCCGAGCTGTTAATGTTAAACTGAACATTGTCGCGCCAGCCATAAGCACGGATGTCCATGGCGCCAGCTGTGCTGTTTCCAAAGATGATGCTGTTCCAGCCATCGACGATATTGTTCAGTTCCGCATTGGTAAAATTCATCTCGCCCGAGCTGCCGTCGCCAATGCCATAATCCACATTCGCGGTGGATGCTGCCGTAAGACCGGTATTGACAAATGTCAGGTTGCCGGTCCCCGTCAGGGTGGAGGCAATATCAATCGTATCAGCATTGATGCCAATGTTACGGGCGCCGTAAGCCTGTGCGCCGTTAACGCTGATGGCAGCACCGGAGAAATTAATTGATCCTGTGGCCCTGCCTGCCCAATTGGCATAAGCGCGAATATCCACCACGGATGAATAAGAGGTGCCGCCGCCGCCAAAATACACATTCCCCCACCCGGAAATGAGGTCAAGCTCGGCGGTCGAGATATTGGCACCGCAGGCACCACCGCATGTGGCGCCATCCGCAATGCCCAGCGAACCTGCCCACAATGTTCCAAATGCCAGCGAAGCGCCACCACCACCAGTTACCGCGCCGGCTATGCTGAAATCACTACCGGTGAAACGCAAGGACGTGCCGGCACTGGTGATGGAACCTGTTGCACCAATGTTAACCGTACCGGAGGACGATGTACCAATAATCCGCGTTCCCGCGCCACTAAGGGTCACCGCGCCATTAATGGTGATATTGCGGGTGGCAGACCTCAGATCCGCGCCAAGAACATGGCTGAAATTACCGAGAACAATACCGCTACCAGATGTAGAATTGCTGGTATCGGCCGTGTAATTAAATGTTGTCGGCCCTTCAAAATCAAATGCACCGTCACTGGCAGCCACAGTAGAGAGGCCAGCATTCACGGTAATGCCCGTATTGCTGTAGAACACCATCGGGTCATCAAATGCGAAGGCGCTGTTAATATCCATCGCCCCGGCATTGGCCTGGCCGATGGCGATCATGCGGCCGTCCATGCCTCCCAGTTCGATATTGCTGATGGAAAGCGCGCCGCTGCCGCTGCCTATTCCGATGGCAGTACCGGCCGTGCGGTTTTTCACATAAATATCATGCGAGGTGACAATGGTGGCGCCATTGGTTTCCAGTGTGTTGGCATTAAGAGTGATATCGCCGGTCGACGTGCTCTTGCCGACAATATTGCCAAGATTCATGTAAATATCCTGGCTGCCGCTGGAGGCAGTCGTTCCCGTCAGCGTGATGTTGCCGTCACCGGTGGATTCCACTTTGCTGCCGTCATTGGCATAAAACCAGATGCCATGCGCATCCGTGCGTGCGGTGGCGCCCGGACGCGTACCGGTGATGCTGACATCGCCATCCACCGTCGTGATGATACCAGGGGACCCCACCCCATACCCGATCAGGACCCCCGGGCTTTCAGATTCCGTTCCCGCCCCGGAAGTGCCGGTAATCGTAATATTACCGGCGCTTGCGCCCGTACCGGTGGATTGAAAGGTTGCGCCATAAATACCAACGCCATAACTCCAGGCGGCATTATTGGTAGTACCTTGCCCCTGCACCAGCATATTGCCATTAGCAACACTGACGGTACCGGCCTGAAAATCCATACCGGTTGACCAGCTTGCGGAACCGGAAGTGATGCTGCCGGCATTGCCGATAAGCGTAATGCCGCCGGTACCGCTACTGGTAATGGAACCGCCCAGATTCACAATACCGATCGTGGTCACATTGGTCGCACCGGCAACCTGGCCACCCGTGCCATTAAAGCTGATTAAGCCGTCTACCGCGCTAATGGTAGCCTGGCTGTTAATGCCTGCAAGACCAATATTATTGCCTGATGTTGCCTTAGCACCCACCCCGGTGATGGAAATAGTGCCCCCGCCCGTAGCGGATACACCGCCCGACATGACCACACCACGGGATGTGACAGAGCCGTTATTTTGACCATGCCCGCGTAAAACAACATTACCATTCCCTGCAGTCAATGTTGCGCTGTTTAAAAAAATCCCATCCGCGTTACTTGCCGTTCCATAGGCATATCCCGTCAGATAATTGGTGCCGCCGCTCAGCGTGATATCGCCGCCATTGGTCGTAATGCTGGTGCCTGAGCCAAGCGAGATGGCGCCCGCCAGGCTGCCATCATAATCGCTATTCATCAGCAGGTTGATTTTACCGGTAGTGGCCGTGATATCGGCGGAACCGCTGTAAAGGATGGAATGGTTCGCATAGAAGTTCCATGCTTTGGTGCCCGCCGTATTAACCGAGAGCACGCCGCCGGTAGTCATGATACTGGCGCCGCTCATGAAATTCACATTGCCATTCAAATTGCGCGTGGTGTTGATGGTGGTATTGCCTGAATTATTCCAGGTGCTGCTTCCCCCCAGCCACAACACCCCGCCCCAGGCAATATTATTCAGGAACGTATCGCCGATATCCAGCGTAGTGGAGGCCGTTGCGCCATCGCCAATACCTACCGTGGTGGTGCTGCTCCGTGGGCGAATCACCACATCCGCCGCGCTCTGCAGCACACCCGCCGTGTAGGTGATGCCATCGGCAATCAGCGTCAGCAGCGACGTGCCCGTGCCAACGTTACTGCCCAGCCTTGTGGCATCGATATAAAGGCCGTTATTGGTACCCGCGGCCTGACCATCCAGCGTGACCGTGCCGCCGCCGGTGGATTCCACCGTGCCGGATGTCTCAAAGCGAATGCCGTTGCTGTTGCCGTTGCTGCTGGTGCCCGTGCCGTTGATGGCGATATTGCCTGTATTGGTAATGACCCGGTTGACGCTCGTCGTAAACACAACGGCCGAATTTCCAGTGGTGGACGTGCCACCCGTGCCGTTGAACGTGATGCCACCGCTGCCGGTCGCTTCCACCCGGCTTTTGTTATACATCACGATGCCGTTGGCATAGCTGCCAGTCGTGGTGCCGCCCGCGCCGGTGATGGTAATGGCACCGTTTTGGCTCTGAACAGAGGATTCCACTGCGCCATTGCCCGATACCAGCACGCCGTAATAGCTGTTATTCGTGCCGCCAGTCCCGCCATATCCTGTAATGGTGATGGTGCCGCCGCTACTCGTTGTTACGGATGAGGCAACGCTTCCATCGTCATCAACCGACACCCCGTGCACGTTGGAAAAACCGCCACCGCTTGCCGAACCTCGCCCAAGAATGGTGATGTTGCCGCCACCGGCATCCAGGCCCGCGCCTTCCAGCAGCACGCCCACATAATTGGCACCATTGCCCACGGCTTCATCCACCAGCGGGTTGGCACCGCCACCCAGATTAATAAGCCCGCCGTTGCTGGCGATGTTCATGCCGCTGCCCAGCTTGATGGCCCCGAGATTGTCATTGTCGCGGTCGCTGTTCAGCGTCAGGTTGATGCTGCCGGTGGAAGACGTAATATCGGCCGAACCGCTGAAGATGATATTATTATCGGCGCGGAAGTTCCAGGTTTTCGCCCCGGCATTGGTGGCGGAAAGCACGCCGCCCGTCACCAGCAAATCCGCCCCGCTCATGAAATTGACATTGCCGTTAAAGGCACGGGTGATGTTGACCGTGGTATTGCCGGAATCGTTCCAGGTACTGCTGCCGCCCAACCACAACGTGCCGCCATAGGTGATGCGCCCAAGCATGGTCGATGTGATATCCAGGCTTTCCGTCGTCACGCCGACACCAACCGTTGCCCCCGCCGTTTTAGGGCGAATCGCCACATCGCCGGATGTACGGATGGTAGAATTATCCAGATTCATCGTATCGGCAATCAGGGTGATAGCACCGGTGGCGGACGCGCCGCCGACCGTTGCGCTGTTATTCGCCCCAAAAATGCCATAGCTGCTGGCATCGCCATTGCCGGTGCCGGTGATGGTGATGCTGGCCGAACCGGTGGAAGTGATCCCCCCGCCCGAGCCGCTCTCAAACCCGACACCGTGCTGGTCCGTTCCCGTACCGGTTACCGAACCGGTCACCGATATGGCCCCGTCAACGGAAGTAATGGCCGACGTATCGCCACCATTCCCGCTGGAGGCCCAGATACCCCAGTCATACGACCCACCCCCTGTATTGGTCACCGTGCCGTCCACCGTGATGGTTCCGGCGCTGCCGCCTGTACCGAGCGAGCGAATGAAGGAACTATCCGTCAGCGCCACGCCGTAATAATAAATATCGGCCGCACCGCCTGATGAACCGGTAATGCTGATATCGCCATCCGTCACGCGCACAATGCTGCCATGGTTCAAGGCCACGCCGGAGCCGTAATTCATGCTGCCCGCGCCGGCAAACGTGCCGCTCATGATAATATTGCCGAGCGCACCCGTGGTTTCCACCAGGCTGGCATTATCCAGCCAGATGCCCGCCCCGTCATTGCCGTTGCCGCCCGCGCTGCCGGTCATGGTGATATTACCGTTCACGCTGGTAACGCTGGTGCCATCCAGAAGGATACCGCCCACATCCGTGCCGGAAGCCGCGCCAGCGCCGAACAGCGTGATGGTGCCGGTGCCGGAAGTCTGAATCGTCGCCCCGGAAAGATAGATACCTGCATACCCAACCTCCGCGGTGCGGCCGCGCATGATGATGCTACCGCCGCCCGCATTGATGGTGGCGCCGGACATGTCAATGCCGTCATGCCCGCCCGCTGCGCTGCCCATGGCCTCATCCGTGGTTGGATCAAGTCCACCGCCCAAGATAATATTACCGCTATTACTAACTAGCTGCGTACCTGCGGCACTGGCACCAATCGCACCGGCACCCGTATTGTCACTGTCAGAATTCAACGTAATGTCGAGCTTACCGGCGCCCGCTGCCGTGATATCACTGCCACTATTGATCGTGATATCGTTTCTCGCCTTAAGCGAAAGAGAGCTGTTACCCGCCCCGGAATACGTGATGTTGGTATTCAGAATAATATCATGGTCGGCAATCAGCTGAAGCGTATGTGACGACCAGGTAAAGCCGTTATCGACGTTAATATCCCCCACCCCGCCGCCGCCGGATACGGTTGTAACAATGACGTTGGAAAGCGCGAGCTGGTTTTGCAGGGTTGTCGTATTGAGGATGGTGTTCATACCTGCGCCGGTAAATTGCGTGCCATCCCAGGCGGCAGCATTGGCGCCGTTTGAAATGGTGATATTGGTCGGGTCGAGCAGCAGGGTCCCAATGGCGCCATCAAAAGCCCTTACATCCGCCATCCCCGCAAAATCCAGCCAGCGCTTGCCGGATACTTCCACAAAGCCGCCATTGCCGCCCGTTGCGCCGCCCTTCGCTTCAATATCGCCGTAAAAACCGGTATCTCCGTCCGACCAGACGATCACCCGCCCGCCCCAGCCTTGGCTGATGGCACTGGCCTTCAGCGTTACATCTCCGTCGATATAGGTCACCCGTGAAGTCTGTGTATCGCCGGTTCCCTGATAGTCACCGCCGATCAGAATGCGGCCGCCTTCCTTGCGGCCACTGGCGTTGATCAGCGCATGGCCTGTCACCGCAACCGTATCACCCAGCACGCGGATGCTGCCGCCCTTCTCGCCTGCTTCATCGCCTGCGGCGCGAAGGCGGCCGCTCACCTCCACGCGGCCGTCACCGGCCTTACCTGTCTTGTTGGCCCCGGTGGCGGAAATAATGATTTCCCCGTTTTTCTGCGCCACTGTGTTGGCCGTCACATCCCCGCTTACCTGAATCAGGCTGTCCACCACGGTTCGTCCGGCTGCCGCCGTGAGCAGCACCTTGCCACCCTCGGCTGCAATGCTGCCGGTATGCTTCAAACGCGCCGCCACGCCATCGCTGATGGCAACCTCAATCAGCTTATCGCCAGCCATGTCCAGCGTGAAGGTCTCG includes the following:
- a CDS encoding filamentous hemagglutinin N-terminal domain-containing protein; translated protein: TVNQSTNRAVIDWRGFDIAPHETTRFVQPNAGSWTLNRVNAANPSLIQGNIQANGNIAIINPNGVIFSGTSRVDAAGLVASTANISNANFMAGNMKFDQAGKADAKVINEGVITAKQAGLVGLVAPQVENSGVIEAKLGKVALAAGETFTLDMAGDKLIEVAISDGVAARLKHTGSIAAEGGKVLLTAAAGRTVVDSLIQVSGDVTANTVAQKNGEIIISATGANKTGKAGDGRVEVSGRLRAAGDEAGEKGGSIRVLGDTVAVTGHALINASGRKEGGRILIGGDYQGTGDTQTSRVTYIDGDVTLKASAISQGWGGRVIVWSDGDTGFYGDIEAKGGATGGNGGFVEVSGKRWLDFAGMADVRAFDGAIGTLLLDPTNITISNGANAAAWDGTQFTGAGMNTILNTTTLQNQLALSNVIVTTVSGGGGVGDINVDNGFTWSSHTLQLIADHDIILNTNITYSGAGNSSLSLKARNDITINSGSDITAAGAGKLDITLNSDSDNTGAGAIGASAAGTQLVSNSGNIILGGGLDPTTDEAMGSAAGGHDGIDMSGATINAGGGSIIMRGRTAEVGYAGIYLSGATIQTSGTGTITLFGAGAASGTDVGGILLDGTSVTSVNGNITMTGSAGGNGNDGAGIWLDNASLVETTGALGNIIMSGTFAGAGSMNYGSGVALNHGSIVRVTDGDISITGSSGGAADIYYYGVALTDSSFIRSLGTGGSAGTITVDGTVTNTGGGSYDWGIWASSGNGGDTSAITSVDGAISVTGSVTGTGTDQHGVGFESGSGGGITSTGSASITITGTGNGDASSYGIFGANNSATVGGASATGAITLIADTMNLDNSTIRTSGDVAIRPKTAGATVGVGVTTESLDITSTMLGRITYGGTLWLGGSSTWNDSGNTTVNITRAFNGNVNFMSGADLLVTGGVLSATNAGAKTWNFRADNNIIFSGSADITSSTGSINLTLNSDRDNDNLGAIKLGSGMNIASNGGLINLGGGANPLVDEAVGNGANYVGVLLEGAGLDAGGGNITILGRGSASGGGFSNVHGVSVDDDGSVASSVTTSSGGTITITGYGGTGGTNNSYYGVLVSGNGAVESSVQSQNGAITITGAGGTTTGSYANGIVMYNKSRVEATGSGGITFNGTGGTSTTGNSAVVFTTSVNRVITNTGNIAINGTGTSSNGNSNGIRFETSGTVESTGGGTVTLDGQAAGTNNGLYIDATRLGSNVGTGTSLLTLIADGITYTAGVLQSAADVVIRPRSSTTTVGIGDGATASTTLDIGDTFLNNIAWGGVLWLGGSSTWNNSGNTTINTTRNLNGNVNFMSGASIMTTGGVLSVNTAGTKAWNFYANHSILYSGSADITATTGKINLLMNSDYDGSLAGAISLGSGTSITTNGGDITLSGGTNYLTGYAYGTASNADGIFLNSATLTAGNGNVVLRGHGQNNGSVTSRGVVMSGGVSATGGGTISITGVGAKATSGNNIGLAGINSQATISAVDGLISFNGTGGQVAGATNVTTIGIVNLGGSITSSGTGGITLIGNAGSITSGSASWSTGMDFQAGTVSVANGNMLVQGQGTTNNAAWSYGVGIYGATFQSTGTGASAGNITITGTSGAGTESESPGVLIGYGVGSPGIITTVDGDVSITGTRPGATARTDAHGIWFYANDGSKVESTGDGNITLTGTTASSGSQDIYMNLGNIVGKSTSTGDITLNANTLETNGATIVTSHDIYVKNRTAGTAIGIGSGSGALSISNIELGGMDGRMIAIGQANAGAMDINSAFAFDDPMVFYSNTGITVNAGLSTVAASDGAFDFEGPTTFNYTADTSNSTSGSGIVLGNFSHVLGADLRSATRNITINGAVTLSGAGTRIIGTSSSGTVNIGATGSITSAGTSLRFTGSDFSIAGAVTGGGGASLAFGTLWAGSLGIADGATCGGACGANISTAELDLISGWGNVYFGGGGTSYSSVVDIRAYANWAGRATGSINFSGAAISVNGAQAYGARNIGINADTIDIASTLTGTGNLTFVNTGLTAASTANVDYGIGDGSSGEMNFTNAELNNIVDGWNSIIFGNSTAGAMDIRAYGWRDNVQFNINSSGSITVNGAQTTAAGGYSSTITFNGPTTFNADVNTSNSGAAAGAITLGNFVHTLGADLTTDDSNITINGAVTLNGVALGTRVINAGTGNFTIAATGSINSNPNLLNLNLIADNMDIQGPVYGSSIRALTVAPSSVNRVMNLAGGAGGLDLSAAELDFLSPAAPNRWNSISYGINGQGGGINLYGHTWSNVATLYAFNNLGNINIIGTQDFTGVPVVTFTSGGDLSIGAALTGNGTLNLGPINGGQTWSVATGTGTFDLSVADLDNITDGWSGINIGRFSTTNPVSIGAYSNWRDPITFTTATGVMTVTGAQATGVGSNGSFTFNGPTTFNANVDTRNSAAGVGTIVLGNYNHTLGADLITDDSGITINGPVALSGGAVVRTINAGTGTLTTTATGTISSTGQSLTLIADNMTLGAALSPTGGSLTIAPGTASRGVNFGTPTGGLDLSVAELDLIDNGWSIITIGNYPTYTGLTTLGGFSLNDSLQVYNGGASNIVVSDTVNMLGNNLGLVVGSGDVILNSTIASAGGSLTIRSHGSSYSIALGGGAGNVALSTAELDNIVDGWNAITFGNGAGQPITLAAYSNWRDPVTFNSGGGLGSITVSGAQSTLAGSNARFTFSGPTTFNANVDTSNSSAGAGTITLGNFAHTLGADLITDDSDVTINGSVTLSSAAIRYIQAGTATLNTAGTSSFNIIAGSALRFVADNMTLAGAITGAGTGEVGFGTYTASRTIGIGTGATCGGTCGLMLDDSEIALLSGSYSQIHFGTTAGTGLMDIRNVSLNLASTLMFDSAATRIVDINGTINTGTKSLAIMAGDININAGAALQGTGTLTFDQRDDSRNINVGTAASLSGMKIDDTELGRITNGWSNIRFGNRGYAGTGQIEINTAYQFNDSATFTGNSATVNNSLTTAVGSNAGFTFDAATTFNANVDTSNSSAGAGTITLGNFSHTLGADLITDDSNITINGPVTLSGGVGVTRTINAGTGTFTNSATGTISASSANLSLIADGFSIGGDLNGPGQLSIRNKTLGKSLGLADGATGDIVLTSAMLDHFNGKGWASFINLGSISWTGAVDMRSYIWNAGTGTLYIQGGASNTAIGVNGAVNFGSNNAILRAYDLNINTATGSLAGTGALSLWPIFIGNQMGIGTAASSTDWKITDAELARLVDGFSSLQFGMSNGVGNFGNHDINTAYQFQDLTIFTNDTGINTVNSALSTRAGTNGSFIFNGPTTFNAAVNTSNSSAAAGAITLGNFAHTLGAGLTADDSNITINGAVTLSGNQTINAGSGTIIVGATGSIAAGANDLALQSDDINLGGDISGTGNLELKVSTTGRSMAIGDGATGLYALSNAELDHIQNGFSWIFLGRAAAGGGIDGNIDLQSYVWRDNVIIRRIDANAVTVSGAMDMQNNYLQISADSLDINTATGSLLGTGTLSLASGTSGHVGIGTAADNLGMHLTDAELARISDGHTFIRFTDGTSYFTNFTIDVNTAFGFTDSVVFSTFGGRAITVNGSLTTGAGSNGNFNFNGPTSFNANVDTSNSSVGAGTIVLGNFAHTLGADLIADDSNITINGATALSGAAGTTRTINAGAGTLTTAATGTLSATSQNMQLIADSVALGASVTSTTGGGIILRPYTAGRAVNIGTAAGVTNFSLDDTELNLIGWTGGGTLWLGGSAGWNDSGATTINTTRNLNGNVNFMSGADILVTGGNLQTSSAGAKNWQFIADDDIVFSGSADITASGGALNITLRNDEDNDAASTTSFASGTSIATNGGSFTNIAKNSVLSSGASVASGAGNQEWDVNTLDLSGTISTTAQTTITPRSSTRSIGIGAGAGTLSLDDIELGHITTGSLVIGGVNANSITIDTAYAFDGPTSFVSNTGITVSSALGTAVGSDGSFSFQGPTTF